One genomic region from Nostoc sphaeroides encodes:
- a CDS encoding ABC transporter substrate-binding protein: protein MTNRRQFLKGVGGLSGLSLAGCGWRLAEVRANSNTSGQRDQLYIFTWTQYTDNQLLKTFSAQTGMKVLADVYDSNDVMLAKLQAGGGGTYSIIYPSDYMVQKMVKKGLLTEIDHDRLIGLENLFPRFQNPSYDPNNRYSIPFNWGTTGLLYNSEKIKDAPQDWDYLWQNQKQLNQQMTLLNDVREVMGATLRMLGYSYNSKNEQEIKQAYEKLKVLKSAIARFDTDAWQNQILAGDLLLAMCYSADAVRISKENPKLKYVIPRSGSSLWTDSIVIPKTAPNLAGAYAWINMILQPELAAQISQRLSISTPNSAGFEQLPKTIQNNSSLFPSESLLANCERVTPVGEFEEVYDRYWTQLTSG, encoded by the coding sequence ATGACTAACAGACGCCAATTTTTAAAAGGGGTGGGAGGGCTTTCTGGCTTATCTTTAGCTGGTTGTGGCTGGAGGCTAGCTGAAGTCCGTGCTAACTCTAATACTTCGGGTCAACGTGACCAACTTTATATCTTTACCTGGACGCAATATACTGACAACCAATTATTGAAAACCTTTAGCGCCCAAACCGGCATGAAAGTGCTAGCGGATGTGTATGATTCCAATGATGTCATGCTGGCGAAATTGCAAGCTGGAGGCGGTGGCACTTATAGCATCATCTACCCATCCGATTACATGGTGCAGAAGATGGTAAAGAAAGGTTTATTAACAGAAATAGATCACGATCGCTTAATCGGTTTAGAGAATTTATTCCCCCGGTTTCAGAATCCTAGCTATGACCCCAATAACCGATATAGCATCCCTTTTAACTGGGGGACAACAGGTTTACTTTACAATTCTGAAAAAATCAAAGATGCACCACAAGATTGGGATTACCTTTGGCAAAACCAAAAGCAACTTAATCAGCAGATGACCTTGCTCAATGATGTTCGAGAAGTGATGGGTGCGACGTTACGGATGCTAGGTTACTCTTACAACTCAAAAAATGAACAAGAAATCAAACAAGCTTATGAAAAGTTAAAGGTGCTAAAATCTGCGATCGCACGTTTTGACACCGACGCTTGGCAAAATCAAATTCTGGCAGGAGATTTACTATTAGCAATGTGCTATTCAGCAGATGCGGTGAGAATCTCTAAAGAAAACCCTAAACTAAAATATGTAATTCCCCGCAGTGGTTCTTCATTATGGACAGACAGTATTGTAATTCCTAAAACAGCCCCCAATTTAGCTGGAGCCTATGCTTGGATTAACATGATTTTGCAACCAGAATTAGCAGCCCAAATCAGTCAACGTCTGAGTATTTCTACGCCTAATAGTGCTGGATTTGAGCAATTACCAAAAACAATCCAAAACAATAGTAGTTTATTTCCCTCAGAGTCCCTTTTAGCAAATTGTGAACGTGTTACTCCTGTAGGAGAATTTGAAGAGGTTTACGATCGCTATTGGACACAATTAACTAGCGGGTAA
- the rnhA gene encoding ribonuclease HI, which yields MSIQPIIQSIYTDGACTGNPGPGGWGVVVYFSDGSIHEMGDGSPHTTNNKMEMQAAIAALQFLQTSQQTQPITLHTDSEYLINCVTKWVKGWKQKGWKKSDGKPVQNQELLETLDELNTQQVKWQYVRGHSGNIGNERCDAIARSYASGKIPSLQQLTPTNFYKSLPCKNDLNVAKVADYEKNSRIINQSPQEISTSAPEITVMEPSTGPTAAATDEKPPEMRVSQLRSLVETLRIADEISEKGYLITSSELADLMDVHASAVTSRGDQWRWRNWIVSRVRREGNQILWELERGDQVGGEEE from the coding sequence ATGTCCATTCAACCCATAATCCAAAGCATATACACCGATGGTGCTTGCACCGGAAACCCTGGCCCTGGCGGTTGGGGAGTTGTCGTCTATTTTAGCGATGGTTCAATCCACGAAATGGGCGATGGTTCCCCTCATACCACTAATAATAAAATGGAAATGCAAGCTGCGATCGCAGCCCTGCAATTCCTGCAAACATCTCAACAAACCCAACCCATCACCCTGCATACCGATAGCGAATACCTAATTAACTGCGTTACCAAGTGGGTGAAAGGCTGGAAACAGAAAGGCTGGAAAAAGTCAGATGGTAAACCCGTCCAAAACCAAGAGCTTTTGGAAACTCTTGATGAACTCAATACCCAACAGGTAAAATGGCAATATGTTAGGGGACATTCTGGTAACATAGGTAACGAACGTTGTGATGCGATCGCTCGCAGCTATGCCAGTGGTAAAATTCCTTCGCTACAACAATTAACTCCAACAAATTTTTATAAATCTTTACCTTGCAAAAATGACTTAAATGTAGCAAAAGTAGCTGATTATGAAAAAAACTCTCGAATAATTAACCAAAGTCCCCAAGAAATCAGTACTTCTGCACCAGAAATAACCGTTATGGAACCATCTACTGGGCCAACTGCGGCCGCAACCGATGAAAAACCGCCAGAAATGAGGGTTTCGCAACTCCGCAGCTTGGTCGAAACTCTGCGTATCGCTGACGAAATTTCAGAAAAAGGCTACTTAATCACCAGTTCTGAGTTAGCAGACTTGATGGATGTCCACGCCAGTGCTGTTACTAGTCGTGGAGATCAATGGCGCTGGCGAAACTGGATAGTGTCACGGGTACGCCGTGAAGGAAATCAAATTCTTTGGGAACTAGAACGCGGGGATCAAGTAGGAGGTGAGGAGGAGTAG
- a CDS encoding ABC transporter permease produces the protein MNFETNDISKIEELHRPRANWLQPLVLLAPSGIWLLLLLVLPTLIIFQLSLVADIRPGDLVNPNGFKNYIRIFDPLYVQVIVRSLFFAFGTTIICLILGFPVAYWIAQIAPQRWRNLLLLAFVLPLWTSSLLRSYAWITILRPTGLFNSLLSNLGLPTLELLNQSQAVFIGMSYSLLPYMVLILYASLEKLDKRLLEAAADLGANPVETFCQVTVPQIFPGIAAASMLVFITGLGDFVDPELLGGASSMTAARLIYNQFLGATQNWGFGSALSMTLILLVSIAIALLIKFGEAAPKR, from the coding sequence ATGAATTTTGAAACGAATGATATTTCTAAAATAGAAGAATTGCATCGTCCACGAGCGAATTGGCTGCAACCTTTGGTATTACTTGCACCATCTGGGATTTGGTTATTACTTTTGTTGGTGCTGCCAACTTTAATAATTTTCCAGTTAAGTTTAGTTGCAGACATCCGCCCAGGAGATTTAGTCAATCCCAACGGATTCAAAAATTACATTAGAATATTTGACCCTCTTTATGTGCAAGTAATTGTGCGATCGCTATTTTTTGCGTTTGGCACTACAATAATTTGTTTAATTTTGGGCTTCCCCGTCGCCTATTGGATTGCTCAGATAGCGCCGCAGCGTTGGCGAAATTTGCTGCTATTAGCCTTTGTCTTACCTTTGTGGACTTCCTCGTTACTTCGTTCTTATGCTTGGATTACAATTCTTCGTCCTACTGGTTTATTCAACAGTTTACTCAGCAATTTAGGCTTGCCCACTTTGGAATTACTTAACCAGAGTCAAGCTGTATTTATTGGCATGAGTTACAGCTTGTTACCCTATATGGTTTTGATTTTATATGCTTCTCTCGAAAAGCTAGACAAGCGATTGCTAGAAGCGGCGGCTGATTTAGGTGCAAATCCGGTGGAAACTTTTTGCCAAGTAACCGTACCGCAAATTTTTCCGGGAATTGCGGCTGCTTCTATGCTTGTATTCATCACAGGCTTGGGGGATTTTGTCGATCCAGAATTACTTGGTGGTGCTTCTAGTATGACGGCGGCGCGGTTAATTTATAACCAGTTTCTCGGAGCAACGCAAAATTGGGGATTTGGTTCAGCCTTAAGTATGACGTTAATTTTGCTTGTTAGTATTGCGATCGCACTTTTAATTAAGTTTGGCGAGGCTGCACCCAAACGCTAA
- the cruG gene encoding 2'-O-glycosyltransferase CruG, whose protein sequence is MTNDNALIIESAISLLLVLIQVPATAILFSRLLKGPRRLPPIEPQQPTLELLGKVSVVVPTLNEALRISPLLAGLSHQSYEVREIIVVDSKSVDGTPDLVKATQQKDPRFRVMTDDPLPSGWVGRPWALHNGFLSSSEGSQWFLGLDADIQPHPGLVAGLVKTAEAQGYDLVSLSPQFILKYPGECWLQPALLMTLLYRFDPAGINTEQPERVMANGQCFLCRRSVLAAVGGYSSASGSFCDDVTLARNIAVQGYKVGFLDGAKVLKVRMYEGAMETWKEWGRSLDLKDATSPSQLWGDLWLLTSVQGLPLLIVLSFALISPPLSYSLQTRLIALPTPPLLLLGLNLFLVVIRFAMLIAIAPSYDRKSAKGSWLFWLSPFADPLAVLRIFLSAFRKPREWRGRKYS, encoded by the coding sequence ATGACCAATGACAACGCTTTAATAATAGAAAGCGCCATTTCCCTTTTATTGGTACTTATCCAAGTACCAGCAACGGCGATTCTGTTTTCGCGCCTGCTAAAGGGGCCAAGGCGGCTTCCTCCAATAGAACCGCAACAGCCGACACTGGAGCTTTTGGGTAAGGTTAGCGTCGTCGTTCCCACACTGAACGAGGCACTTCGCATTAGCCCGTTGTTGGCTGGTTTAAGTCATCAAAGCTACGAAGTTCGGGAAATTATTGTTGTAGACAGCAAGTCTGTTGATGGTACACCCGACTTGGTAAAAGCGACACAGCAGAAAGATCCGCGCTTTCGCGTAATGACAGATGACCCCTTACCCTCCGGTTGGGTGGGGCGTCCTTGGGCGTTGCATAACGGTTTTTTATCTAGTTCTGAGGGTAGTCAGTGGTTTCTGGGGCTGGATGCTGATATTCAACCGCATCCTGGTTTGGTTGCTGGTTTGGTGAAGACGGCCGAAGCACAGGGCTATGATCTCGTTTCCCTTTCACCCCAGTTTATTCTCAAATATCCGGGAGAGTGCTGGCTACAACCAGCTTTGTTGATGACTCTGCTTTACCGATTTGACCCGGCTGGGATCAATACAGAGCAGCCAGAACGGGTGATGGCAAATGGACAGTGTTTTTTGTGTCGCCGCTCCGTTTTAGCTGCTGTGGGTGGCTATAGCAGTGCGAGTGGTTCTTTTTGTGATGATGTCACTTTGGCACGAAATATTGCTGTTCAAGGGTATAAAGTAGGCTTTTTAGATGGCGCAAAAGTGCTGAAAGTACGGATGTATGAAGGGGCGATGGAGACGTGGAAGGAATGGGGGCGGAGTCTCGACCTCAAAGATGCAACTTCTCCTTCGCAGTTGTGGGGAGATTTATGGCTACTCACATCTGTTCAAGGTCTACCTCTTTTAATTGTCCTGAGTTTTGCGTTGATTTCTCCCCCACTTTCTTACTCGCTACAGACGCGATTAATCGCGTTACCCACTCCCCCACTTCTGCTGCTGGGACTAAATTTATTCTTGGTGGTAATTCGCTTTGCTATGCTAATTGCGATCGCACCTTCTTACGATCGCAAAAGCGCCAAAGGCTCATGGTTATTCTGGCTTTCCCCTTTTGCCGATCCCTTAGCCGTGCTGCGAATCTTCTTGTCTGCGTTCCGCAAGCCACGCGAGTGGCGAGGACGTAAATATAGTTAG
- a CDS encoding Uma2 family endonuclease → MLSPDLKNALPTTDELPCSDDTPVDNEDQNFLPNILLFLLNSIWANRMDWYFGVDMGLYHTTGVNPRVPVVPDAFLSVGVERKKGGKSRKSYAVWEENGVVPIFTLEMVSHTPGGEYDEKLDIYKKLGVLYYVIYNPEFWLRDQHQPFEVYKLIDGNYQLQIGEPYLMPEVGLGIGRHQAVIAGIQQEFLCWYDQQGNRYLTDAEQAEQQRQRAEQLAQYLRSLGVDPNNLPGN, encoded by the coding sequence ATGCTCTCACCTGATCTCAAAAATGCGTTACCAACTACTGATGAACTTCCCTGTTCAGACGATACGCCAGTGGATAACGAAGATCAAAATTTTTTGCCCAATATTTTACTCTTCTTACTCAACTCCATTTGGGCAAATCGTATGGATTGGTACTTCGGGGTAGATATGGGATTATATCACACCACGGGAGTAAATCCCAGAGTACCTGTAGTGCCAGATGCTTTTTTAAGTGTGGGAGTAGAACGGAAAAAGGGTGGCAAATCACGCAAAAGTTACGCGGTTTGGGAAGAAAATGGGGTAGTTCCAATATTCACATTAGAAATGGTATCCCATACCCCAGGAGGTGAATACGACGAGAAGCTAGATATATATAAAAAACTCGGTGTATTGTACTACGTAATTTATAACCCTGAGTTTTGGCTACGCGACCAACATCAACCCTTTGAAGTATATAAGTTAATAGATGGAAACTACCAATTACAAATAGGTGAACCTTATTTGATGCCAGAGGTGGGGTTAGGTATTGGGCGACACCAAGCTGTAATTGCCGGGATACAACAGGAGTTTTTATGTTGGTATGATCAGCAAGGAAATCGCTATTTGACAGATGCAGAACAGGCAGAACAGCAGCGACAAAGGGCTGAACAATTAGCCCAGTATTTACGTTCTCTAGGTGTAGATCCAAATAACCTACCTGGTAATTAA
- a CDS encoding hybrid sensor histidine kinase/response regulator, which translates to MITDNEIREQGYIYFLAEAPELVQIIEQELFSLSEGYSIAKVHNLMRATHTLKGGAANVGLEVIKMIAHFLEDVFKALYNPNVVVDAELQTLLLQAYECLSIALNTELIGSTVNDEELLHRTTSVFAQLQEKLGDAFGAETHIPTSEELGFDIVQSIFEVGVEQRINSIAEAVKNPPSHDEFIEFLHSQAEVFLGLAESLNLPGLGEISQTILSALQANPTQVQQIAEIALADLQEAQKLVLEGDRTSGGKTSPALQKLTTVANNELSGELQNNSEEQFYQFITTSDNDKNESVKPTTAKFYLKVIRYIFGWFNHEIKIPEAELNFDLMVPRLEKEVLLDYIDNWLKKFLDFIQDEQDSQSLSIYRHGIILIILFAVNKFQYSVNKSDSYISIIKILQKRIYRLAQEYKNYPPVTSKEKNWLDSPKLQTLLVLKEIPNVSSQTTENLLEAIWGEEASENLTEQGVTTANDDSSGKLDSLTVNEQVVINVPETAIEVMPDLATQINKEIEDKSQYVQTKNFRQPSFIRVDTERLQHLNYLAGESLIYQKRHSLQDEQVKEIISQLIQQLTRHQTTLNELRDLPLQIQNIASQQTQNFAVKFDSLEMDVYTDFQMTLHEAIEETLQLQETTESLDLLVTQAVQISDKQEKLTLNIIDSLVEARMSPLGNILNRFPHMVNKLGNVHAKLVELKLTGTEVLVDKAIAEKLYDPLLHLVRNAFDHGIEAPQLRREFGKPEQGLIEIRAYHQGSQTVIEVRDDGQGLNLDRIRRKAAEFYPIQTEEKTRTYASNLVESQLLDMIFSPGFSTAVKVSEMSGRGMGLDIVRTQMHALNGSISVQSLPNQGTIFILKIPFSMTTEKLMLVQAKGVVYALLLDSIEKILIPSEQQIKEIEGKKVLHWNTDNDETMVSLCQLSKLINYNNSCFNNDTLYNTSSNHDPSIAKNPVLLLRRNQGMFALEVDQIIGEQELVIRPLGNAIAPPKYIYGCSSLANGNLILVIDASLLVSNELQQTTLDVMALPVPSLSNKKALAISGHTFSSTPLLAASTFTTTIEIQPSYSQEPHNQSSKVVLVVDDAISLRQTLSLTLQKSGYQVIQAQNGVEALEKLQLHPEIQLVVSDLEMPRMNGFELLGNLRQYPNLAKKPVVILTSRSAEKHRQLAQELGAKAYLTKPYLEHEFLSTIKELINSNTDDLNHLVISH; encoded by the coding sequence ATGATTACAGATAACGAAATCCGCGAACAAGGATACATCTACTTTCTAGCTGAAGCCCCAGAATTAGTCCAAATTATTGAACAAGAACTATTTAGCTTATCGGAAGGTTATAGCATTGCTAAAGTTCATAACTTAATGCGGGCTACTCATACACTTAAAGGTGGCGCTGCTAATGTTGGGCTAGAAGTAATTAAGATGATAGCCCATTTTTTAGAAGATGTATTTAAGGCTCTATATAATCCAAATGTGGTAGTTGATGCCGAATTACAAACACTTTTATTACAAGCTTATGAGTGTCTTAGCATAGCATTAAATACCGAATTAATCGGCAGTACTGTTAATGATGAAGAACTGCTTCATCGAACGACTTCAGTGTTTGCACAGTTGCAAGAAAAGCTGGGTGATGCATTTGGTGCTGAGACTCATATTCCCACTTCTGAAGAATTGGGATTTGATATTGTCCAGTCCATTTTTGAAGTGGGAGTAGAGCAACGTATAAACAGTATTGCTGAAGCTGTTAAGAATCCGCCAAGTCATGACGAATTTATCGAGTTTTTACACTCTCAAGCTGAGGTGTTTCTCGGTTTAGCGGAATCTCTAAATTTACCTGGATTGGGAGAAATTTCTCAAACAATTCTGTCAGCGCTGCAAGCAAACCCCACTCAGGTGCAGCAAATTGCAGAAATTGCCCTTGCAGATTTGCAAGAAGCACAAAAATTGGTATTAGAAGGCGATCGCACTTCTGGCGGAAAAACTTCTCCAGCTTTGCAAAAACTCACGACAGTGGCAAATAATGAGTTGTCTGGAGAATTACAAAATAATTCAGAAGAACAATTTTACCAATTTATCACTACATCTGATAACGATAAAAACGAATCAGTAAAGCCTACAACTGCAAAGTTTTATTTAAAAGTCATTCGCTACATTTTTGGCTGGTTTAATCACGAAATCAAAATACCAGAGGCAGAGCTTAATTTTGATTTAATGGTTCCCAGATTAGAAAAAGAAGTTTTACTTGACTATATCGATAATTGGCTGAAAAAGTTTCTTGATTTTATTCAAGATGAACAAGATAGTCAAAGCCTTTCTATTTATCGACATGGGATAATTTTAATCATTTTATTTGCTGTCAATAAATTCCAGTATTCTGTTAATAAATCTGACAGCTACATTTCAATAATCAAAATATTACAAAAGCGAATTTATAGATTAGCACAAGAATATAAAAACTATCCTCCTGTTACTAGCAAAGAGAAAAATTGGCTTGATAGTCCCAAATTACAAACACTCTTAGTGCTTAAAGAAATACCTAATGTATCTTCTCAAACAACTGAGAACCTACTAGAAGCAATATGGGGAGAAGAAGCTAGCGAAAACCTTACAGAGCAAGGGGTAACAACCGCAAATGATGATTCTTCAGGAAAACTTGATTCATTAACTGTCAATGAACAGGTAGTTATAAATGTTCCTGAAACAGCTATTGAAGTCATGCCTGATTTAGCTACACAAATCAACAAAGAAATAGAAGATAAATCGCAGTATGTTCAAACTAAAAACTTTCGCCAACCTTCATTTATTCGAGTAGATACAGAGAGACTGCAACACCTCAATTATCTAGCTGGGGAATCGTTGATTTACCAAAAACGGCATAGTTTGCAAGATGAACAAGTCAAAGAAATAATTAGCCAATTAATCCAGCAACTCACTAGACACCAAACAACTTTAAATGAATTACGTGATTTACCATTACAAATACAAAATATTGCCTCACAACAAACGCAAAATTTTGCAGTGAAATTTGACTCTTTAGAAATGGATGTATATACAGATTTTCAGATGACATTGCATGAAGCAATAGAAGAGACACTACAACTACAAGAAACCACAGAGTCTCTTGACTTGCTTGTGACGCAAGCTGTCCAAATTAGTGACAAACAAGAAAAATTAACTCTTAATATTATAGATAGCTTAGTAGAAGCACGAATGTCGCCTTTGGGCAATATCCTGAATCGCTTCCCCCACATGGTAAATAAGTTGGGGAATGTTCATGCCAAACTTGTAGAATTGAAACTTACTGGTACTGAAGTACTAGTAGATAAAGCGATCGCAGAAAAGCTGTACGATCCTTTGTTACATTTAGTACGTAATGCTTTTGACCACGGTATCGAAGCTCCGCAACTTCGCCGAGAGTTTGGTAAACCAGAACAAGGGTTAATCGAAATCCGCGCCTATCATCAGGGTAGCCAAACTGTTATCGAGGTTCGGGATGATGGTCAAGGATTAAATTTAGACAGAATTCGCAGAAAAGCTGCTGAATTTTATCCCATACAAACTGAAGAAAAAACTAGAACCTATGCTTCTAATCTGGTTGAATCTCAACTGTTAGATATGATATTTTCACCTGGATTTTCTACTGCTGTTAAAGTGAGTGAAATGTCTGGGCGCGGTATGGGGTTAGATATCGTGCGGACTCAGATGCACGCACTTAATGGCTCTATTTCAGTTCAATCCTTACCTAACCAAGGAACAATATTCATACTCAAAATTCCTTTTTCTATGACTACCGAAAAACTAATGCTAGTTCAAGCCAAAGGTGTTGTTTATGCTCTTCTTTTGGACAGCATCGAAAAAATCTTGATTCCCTCTGAGCAGCAGATTAAAGAAATTGAAGGTAAAAAAGTTTTACATTGGAATACAGACAATGATGAGACTATGGTCAGCCTCTGTCAACTTTCAAAGTTGATTAATTATAATAATTCATGCTTTAATAATGATACTTTATACAATACATCAAGTAATCATGATCCAAGCATAGCGAAAAATCCGGTGCTTTTGCTACGACGAAATCAGGGAATGTTTGCTTTAGAAGTTGACCAAATAATTGGTGAACAAGAACTGGTAATCAGACCTTTAGGAAATGCGATCGCACCGCCAAAATACATTTATGGTTGTAGTAGTTTAGCTAATGGTAATCTCATCTTAGTGATTGATGCTTCATTACTGGTATCTAACGAGCTTCAACAAACAACACTTGATGTCATGGCGCTACCAGTACCTTCTTTGTCAAATAAAAAAGCCTTAGCGATATCAGGACATACTTTTTCATCTACACCATTACTTGCTGCATCTACTTTCACAACAACTATAGAAATCCAACCCAGTTATTCTCAAGAACCACATAATCAATCATCAAAAGTTGTTTTAGTAGTAGATGATGCAATTAGTCTCCGGCAAACTCTGTCTCTGACTCTACAAAAATCTGGCTATCAAGTAATACAGGCTCAAAATGGTGTAGAAGCTCTAGAAAAGTTGCAGTTACATCCTGAAATTCAACTTGTCGTCTCCGATTTAGAGATGCCACGAATGAATGGTTTTGAGTTGTTGGGTAACTTACGCCAATACCCCAATTTAGCAAAAAAACCTGTAGTGATTCTCACTTCTCGCAGCGCTGAAAAACATCGCCAGCTTGCTCAAGAATTGGGTGCAAAGGCTTACTTGACTAAGCCTTATTTAGAGCATGAGTTTCTTTCTACAATTAAGGAGTTAATTAACAGTAATACAGATGATTTAAACCATTTAGTCATTAGTCATTAG
- the cruF gene encoding gamma-carotene 1'-hydroxylase CruF: MRQLVIAERVCLIGHIVSKAFGLVGMLLVVPNAEILFNLSQVGETAVQLSMAGGGVVDIILGTIAVSIYAYRTLGLGTWLAFMLPAMFISLGSELLGTSTGFPFGDYSYLSGLGYKIGGLVPFTIPLSWFYVGLSSYLIARTGLKVAQKPSLGRHIAAIAVGALLFTCWDFALEPAMSQTSLPFWYWEHPGAFFGTPYQNYAGWFGTSALFMSVAGLLWRNASIKLERSQLNLPLVVYLTNFAFAAGLSLAAGFSIPVLLGLFLGVVPAVALWLSSSTTPTQIAVEPANKEVSVVRNVKVALK, encoded by the coding sequence ATGAGACAACTTGTTATTGCTGAACGCGTATGCCTCATTGGTCATATCGTGTCAAAAGCCTTTGGACTGGTAGGGATGCTACTGGTCGTACCTAATGCTGAAATACTTTTCAACTTATCGCAGGTTGGAGAAACTGCCGTACAGTTAAGTATGGCAGGTGGCGGTGTAGTTGATATCATCTTGGGGACAATAGCTGTCTCTATTTATGCTTACCGGACGCTGGGATTGGGAACTTGGCTAGCATTTATGCTGCCAGCTATGTTTATCTCCTTGGGGAGTGAACTACTGGGAACCAGCACAGGTTTTCCATTTGGTGATTATAGCTACTTGAGTGGCTTGGGTTATAAGATTGGGGGGCTAGTTCCTTTCACAATTCCTTTATCTTGGTTCTATGTTGGGCTGTCGTCTTATTTAATTGCGAGAACTGGTTTGAAAGTGGCCCAAAAACCCAGTTTGGGACGCCATATTGCGGCTATAGCCGTTGGTGCTTTACTCTTCACTTGCTGGGATTTTGCCCTTGAGCCAGCGATGAGTCAAACTTCTCTGCCTTTTTGGTATTGGGAACATCCAGGAGCTTTCTTTGGCACACCTTACCAGAACTATGCAGGTTGGTTTGGCACTAGTGCCCTATTTATGAGTGTGGCAGGATTGTTGTGGAGAAACGCTTCGATTAAATTAGAGCGATCGCAACTTAATCTACCCTTAGTCGTTTATTTAACTAACTTTGCCTTCGCTGCCGGACTAAGCTTGGCCGCTGGATTCTCTATCCCTGTGTTGCTCGGCTTATTCCTTGGTGTAGTTCCCGCCGTGGCTCTGTGGTTAAGCAGTTCAACCACACCCACTCAAATTGCTGTTGAACCAGCAAACAAGGAAGTCTCGGTGGTAAGAAACGTTAAAGTTGCCTTGAAATAA
- a CDS encoding four helix bundle protein, whose product MNEEDFKRRTKQLALRVIRLVEALPQSRTAEIIGKQLIRSATSVGANYRSACRGKSTADVIAKLSLVEEEADESLYWMELIVEVGLLPLEKVSNLMSENTEILAMTVASIKTLRNKSKIQNLKSKI is encoded by the coding sequence ATGAATGAGGAAGATTTTAAGCGGAGAACAAAGCAGTTAGCATTGCGAGTAATCCGCTTAGTAGAAGCCCTTCCACAGAGTCGAACGGCAGAGATAATTGGCAAGCAGCTAATCCGTTCAGCAACATCTGTGGGAGCTAACTATCGGTCAGCTTGCCGTGGTAAATCAACTGCCGATGTCATTGCTAAACTCAGCTTGGTAGAGGAAGAAGCCGATGAAAGTCTTTATTGGATGGAACTTATTGTTGAGGTTGGTTTGTTACCTTTAGAAAAAGTAAGCAACTTGATGTCAGAAAATACCGAAATTCTGGCAATGACAGTTGCATCAATCAAAACTTTACGTAACAAATCCAAAATCCAAAATTTAAAATCTAAAATCTAA